A stretch of the Deinococcus aestuarii genome encodes the following:
- a CDS encoding GGDEF domain-containing protein codes for MSTPARFARYHQLVEALAALARSSRDVEAVVRTVHRQAQTLFSTHVTLLALLASPDEWVWELYEGQQHTTSRLPFYGEGLVEQALRHGPQSIPDLTAYLGAHPVRVRRVRSAEEVVLDVRETEDDPESVHALLLVPLEIGGERVGVLSIQSYRVHAFDETDLLFLELLGQHVAIALENARWHAQLEQATLTDPLTGLPNRRAFGARAERALTGPHPGEEPTTLVLVDIERFKGINDTFGHDVGDEVLTTVAGVLGRALPPGSAFRLGGDEFALLVGGDRAEVGRRLAGLDAAFREARWPPGVGPVCLNAGAARARAGETLSAWLRRADQRMYRAKRGCIDRAGTRWGLDFGPAPG; via the coding sequence ATGTCAACCCCGGCCCGGTTCGCGCGGTACCACCAGCTCGTGGAGGCGCTGGCCGCCCTCGCCCGCAGCAGCCGGGACGTGGAGGCGGTCGTCCGGACGGTTCACCGCCAGGCGCAGACGCTCTTTTCGACCCACGTGACCCTGCTGGCGCTGCTCGCCTCCCCGGACGAGTGGGTCTGGGAGCTGTACGAGGGCCAGCAGCACACGACGAGCCGCCTGCCCTTTTACGGGGAGGGCCTCGTCGAGCAGGCGCTGCGCCACGGCCCGCAGTCGATTCCCGATCTCACCGCGTACCTCGGCGCCCACCCCGTGCGGGTGCGGCGGGTGCGGAGTGCCGAGGAGGTCGTGCTCGACGTGCGGGAGACCGAGGATGATCCGGAGAGCGTCCACGCGCTGCTGCTCGTGCCCCTGGAGATCGGGGGGGAGCGGGTGGGGGTGCTCTCGATCCAGAGTTACCGGGTGCACGCCTTCGACGAGACCGACCTGCTGTTTTTGGAGCTGCTGGGGCAGCACGTCGCCATCGCGCTGGAAAACGCCCGCTGGCACGCCCAGCTCGAACAGGCCACCCTCACCGACCCCCTGACCGGCCTGCCCAACCGGCGCGCCTTCGGGGCGCGGGCCGAGCGGGCCCTGACGGGTCCCCACCCCGGGGAGGAGCCGACCACGCTCGTGCTCGTGGACATCGAGCGCTTCAAGGGCATCAACGACACCTTCGGGCACGACGTGGGCGACGAGGTGCTGACCACCGTCGCCGGGGTCCTGGGGCGTGCGCTGCCGCCGGGGTCGGCCTTCCGGCTGGGGGGCGACGAATTTGCCCTGCTGGTGGGGGGAGACCGGGCGGAGGTGGGCAGGCGGCTTGCCGGGCTGGACGCGGCCTTCCGGGAGGCCCGCTGGCCCCCCGGGGTGGGCCCGGTGTGCCTGAACGCCGGGGCGGCCCGGGCCCGGGCGGGCGAGACCCTGAGCGCGTGGCTGCGCCGCGCCGACCAGCGGATGTACCGGGCCAAGCGGGGCTGCATCGACCGGGCGGGCACCCGTTGGGGGCTGGATTTCGGCCCGGCCCCGGGGTGA
- a CDS encoding GMC family oxidoreductase, whose amino-acid sequence MTQLHPPLDDTARRTLLALVDTFVPAVEREDDPHAFFATPGSATGAHLAAEAFIGGLPAQEQAGLAGLLHALAGAGLTPEAPQAVREAVLRAVSASGPGAAGGVAALRRLCLMMSYALTGPDTPNPFWRQFGYAGPTFTGAATERDLPTVGPGDGDTLEADVVVVGSGAGGGVIAGELAGRGLDVIVLEAGAQFADAELGRSELWAYQNLYWRGGFTPTADGNVSIIAGRTLGGGTTVNWMNCVRTPEEVRREWAGLGMKGLDGPDFDADLGAVMTRIGANDGGSEYNGTHLRMMEGAERLGYRAKKAFRNADPARHDPRHAGHIGFGDATGSKQSTLKTYLRDAVAVGARIVERATADRILTEGGRAAGVAVTVVGEDGSRRVTVRAPQVVVACGALETPALLLRSGLGGPAAGDYLRLHPCGALTGLFGEDQRNWWGAAQAAIVDEFGGRTDGYGYLVETTQYTTGLHAASAIWESGEAHKELMSGHSRSVTLIHLTRDRGHGRVTLDEHGQARVTYAVTDPVDVENYWHGQGTVARLLEAAGAQAIFPLSESARPWHRGEDLGAFLAELRTQPIGHGGHAVFSAHQMGTARLGLDPATSAATPEGELHDTPGVWIGDTSAFPTSSGANPMITCMALARRTARFVAQAAARRGAGALSAD is encoded by the coding sequence ATGACCCAGCTCCACCCGCCCCTCGACGACACCGCCCGGCGCACCCTCCTCGCCCTGGTGGACACCTTCGTGCCCGCCGTCGAGCGCGAGGACGACCCCCACGCCTTTTTCGCCACCCCCGGCAGCGCCACCGGCGCCCACCTCGCGGCGGAAGCGTTCATCGGCGGTCTCCCGGCGCAGGAACAGGCCGGACTCGCCGGACTCCTCCACGCCCTCGCCGGGGCGGGCCTGACCCCGGAGGCGCCCCAGGCCGTGCGGGAGGCCGTGCTGCGCGCCGTCTCCGCCAGCGGTCCCGGGGCGGCGGGCGGGGTCGCGGCCCTGCGGCGCCTGTGCCTGATGATGAGCTACGCGCTGACCGGCCCGGACACCCCCAACCCCTTCTGGCGGCAGTTCGGCTACGCGGGGCCCACCTTCACGGGGGCGGCCACCGAGCGCGACCTCCCCACCGTGGGGCCGGGAGACGGCGACACGCTGGAGGCCGACGTGGTGGTCGTCGGCTCGGGGGCGGGCGGCGGCGTGATCGCAGGGGAACTCGCGGGACGGGGCCTGGACGTGATCGTGCTGGAGGCGGGTGCTCAGTTCGCGGACGCGGAACTCGGCCGGTCCGAGCTGTGGGCCTACCAGAACCTCTACTGGCGCGGCGGCTTTACCCCCACCGCCGACGGCAACGTCTCCATCATCGCCGGGCGCACCCTGGGCGGCGGCACGACGGTTAACTGGATGAACTGCGTCCGCACCCCGGAGGAAGTCCGCCGCGAGTGGGCCGGGCTGGGTATGAAGGGGCTCGACGGCCCCGACTTCGATGCCGACCTGGGCGCGGTGATGACCCGCATCGGGGCGAACGACGGGGGCAGCGAGTACAACGGCACCCACCTGCGGATGATGGAGGGTGCCGAAAGACTCGGCTACCGGGCGAAAAAGGCCTTCCGCAACGCCGACCCCGCCCGGCACGACCCCCGGCACGCCGGGCACATCGGCTTCGGCGACGCGACCGGGAGCAAGCAGAGCACCCTCAAGACGTACCTCAGGGACGCGGTGGCGGTGGGCGCGCGGATCGTGGAGCGCGCGACCGCGGACCGCATCCTCACGGAGGGGGGCCGGGCGGCGGGCGTGGCGGTCACCGTCGTGGGGGAGGACGGCTCCCGCCGGGTCACCGTCCGCGCTCCCCAGGTCGTCGTCGCCTGCGGGGCGCTGGAGACCCCGGCGCTGCTCCTGCGCTCGGGGCTGGGCGGCCCGGCGGCGGGAGACTACCTGCGGCTGCATCCCTGCGGGGCGCTGACGGGCCTGTTCGGCGAGGACCAGCGCAACTGGTGGGGTGCGGCACAGGCCGCCATCGTGGACGAGTTCGGGGGCCGCACGGACGGGTACGGCTACCTCGTGGAGACCACCCAGTACACGACCGGGCTGCACGCGGCGTCGGCGATCTGGGAGAGCGGTGAGGCCCACAAGGAGCTGATGAGCGGCCACAGCCGCAGCGTCACCCTGATCCACCTCACCCGCGACCGGGGCCACGGGCGGGTCACGCTGGACGAGCACGGCCAGGCGCGGGTCACCTACGCCGTCACCGACCCCGTGGACGTGGAGAACTACTGGCACGGCCAGGGCACGGTGGCGCGGTTGCTGGAGGCGGCGGGAGCGCAGGCGATCTTCCCCCTTTCGGAGAGCGCGCGGCCCTGGCACCGGGGCGAGGACCTCGGCGCCTTTCTCGCCGAGCTGCGCACCCAGCCCATCGGGCACGGCGGGCACGCGGTCTTCAGCGCGCACCAGATGGGCACGGCGCGGCTGGGCCTGGACCCGGCCACGAGCGCGGCCACCCCGGAGGGCGAACTCCACGACACCCCCGGCGTCTGGATCGGCGACACGAGCGCCTTCCCGACCTCCTCCGGGGCGAACCCGATGATCACCTGCATGGCGCTCGCCCGCCGCACGGCCCGCTTCGTGGCGCAGGCGGCGGCGCGGCGCGGCGCGGGCGCTCTGAGCGCGGACTGA